Genomic segment of Chitinivibrionales bacterium:
ATCAGACGTGATGCCGTACCACCGATATGGAAGGTCCGCAAGGTGAGCTGTGTACCGGGTTCACCGATACTCTGGGCGGCCATTATACCAACCGCTTCGCCAATTTCCACGGCCTTTCCGGTGGCCAGATTCCTGCCGTAACACCGCTTACAAACACCATATCGAGCGTCACAGGTGAGAATGGACCGGATTTTTAGACGATCGATACCCGATTTTTCTATCCGCACCGCAGTATCTTCATCGATTTCGGTATTTGCCGGACAAATCAGCTCTTCGGTAATCGGATCGTAAATATCCTCCTGAGCAACCCGTCCAATTATACGGGTCGAGAGCGATTCCATCAGTTCATCACCTTCCTGCAGCGCCTCAATTTCGATACCCTTGATCGTGTTACAGTCATCCGCCGTAACAACGATATCCTGTACAACGTCAACAAGCCGACGGGTAAGATATCCGGCATCGGCAGTTTTCAGAGCCGTATCGGCCAACCCCTTTCGAGCTCCATGGGTCGAGATAAAATACTCAAGGACCGTCAAGCCGTCCTTGAAGTTTGAAATAATCGGATTTTCGATAATTTCACCAACAGAACCGGTAATCTTCTTCTGCGGTTTCTGCATTAATCCACGCATACCGGCAAGCTGCTTTATCTGGTCTTTACTTCCCCGAGCACCGGAATCTTTCATAATATATACAGGATTAAACCCATCCTTGTCCTGCGCAAGAGCATCATCCATAACGTCTGCAACCATATTGGTTGTATGGGTCCAGAGGTCGATGATCTTGTTATAGCGCTCACCTTCGGTAATAATACCGCGGTCGTACTGTTTCCGGATGCGTTTGACTTCTTCAACTGAACTATTGACAATTTCATCTTTTTCCGGCGGAACGACAAGGTCTTCGGCACCGAATGTTATTCCAGCACGAGTTGCATACTCGTAACCGAGATCTTTGATATCGTCGAGAAATTTGCAGGCGGCTTTGTTACCCTTTTCCATAATAACCCGTGCCGCCAGTTTCTGAATTCTCTTTTTATTCAACAGCTCATTACTGAAGGGAATTCCTTCGGGAAGGACACCGTTGAAAATAATCCGTCCGGCCGTTGTTTCGATTTTCTGTCCGTCGTGACGAACGTTGATTTTTGCGTGCAGACCAATCTGCTTGCTTTCGAGCGCATGAATGACTTCGCTGGCATCGGAAAAATATCTGTTTTCACCTTTTTTCCCGGGTGCCATTTTAGTCATATAGTAAATACCCAGCACGATATCCTGCGAAGGCACCATAATCGGCTGCCCGGACGCCGGACTGAGGAGGTTATTTGCACTCAACATGAGCAGACGGCACTCTATCTGCGATTCGAAAGAAAGCGGCACATGCACGGCCATCTGGTCACCGTCGAAATCGGCATTGAATGCCGCACATACCAATGGGTGAAGCCTGATAGCCTTACCCTCAACCAGTACCGGGAAGAAGGCCTGAATACCGAGCCGGTGAAGTGTCGGTGCACGGTTAAGGAGTACCGGATGGTCTCGAATAACTTCTTCGAGAATATCCCATACTTCGGGCCGCTCCTTTTCAACAAATTTTTTGGCGCTTTTGACAGTCTGGACCAGCCCTTTTTCTTCAAGTTTCTGAATCACAAAGGGTTTGAACAATTCGAGGGCCATCATTTTCGACAGGCCACACTGATGAATTTTCAGTTCGGGGCCGACCACAATGACCGATCGTCCAGAATAGTCTACCCGTTTTCCGAGCAGATTTTGCCGGAACCGTCCCTGCTTTCCCTTGAGAAGGTCACTCAACGATTTCAAGGGACGTTTTCCTTCACCCTTGACCGAGAATGACCGTCTGCCGTTATCGAAGAGCGTATCGACCGCTTCCTGAAGCATCCGCATTTCATTCCGCAGAATAACATCGGGCGCCATAATTTCAATGAGTTTCTTCAGACGGTTGTTACGGTTAATCACCCGGCGGTACAGATCGTTAAGGTCGGATGTTGCAAACCGGCCGCCTTCGAGCGGGACCAGTGGGCGAAGGTCGGGAGGAAGCACCGGCAGCCCACGCATAACCATGTCCTCCGGCCTGTTACCGGATTTCAGAAAGGCTTCGGCAACCCGGAGACGTTTGAGATGGTCCTGTTTTCTCTGTTCCGACGACTCGATGTTTATTTTCGAACGTAAATCGATTGACAGTTCTTCAACATCAAGCGTGGCAAGCATTTCAAGAACCGCTTCACCGCCCATTTTGGCAACAAACTGTTTACCCTGCTCTTCGAGTTCGATATAATCGTCTTCACTGAGCAGCGTCCCTTTCCGGAGATCGGTATCACCCGGATCGATAACAATATAGGATTCGTAATAGACGACTCTTTCGAGAACCGTATTGGGCAATCCTAAGAGATAACTGACATGTGAAGGGGTACCTCTGAGAAACCATATGTGAACAATAGGGACCGCAAGTTCGATGTGTCCCATTCTTTCACGACGTACCTTTGAATGCGTTACTTCAACCCCGCACCGGTCACAAACGACGCCCCGGTACCGGATTCTCTTGTATTTCCCACAATTACATTCCCAATTACGCACAGGCCCGAATATTTTTTCGCAAAATAGACCGTCACGTTCAGGTTTGAAGGAGCGATAGTTGATTGTTTCGGGCTTTTTTACTTCTCCATACGACCAGTTGCGAATTGTATCGGGAGAGGCAAGACGGATTGTCACCTCGTTAATTTCAAAACCATTGCTGTCAGCACGTGCATTGGGAGTAGCCACAGGGTACCCTCCTTCCCCAAAAGGATTTATATTGGAATAGGGTCTTTTTCATAATCATGTTCGTTTCAATTTCCCTTTTATTGAGTACTACATTTCTTCGTTGGTGTCAAACTGTATATCGATAGCCAGTGCCTTGATTTCCCGGATCAGAACTTTGAATGATTCGGGCACACCGGGCATCGGAGCATTTTCACCCTTGACAATAGACTCATAGATTTTCGACCGTCCTGAAAGATCGTCACTCTTAACGGTCAATACCTGCTGCAGCGTGTACGCAGCGCCGTATGCTTCAAGAGCCCAAACTTCCATTTCACCAAAACGCTGTCCGCCGAACTGTGATTTACCACCAAGCGGCTGCTGTGTTACCAGTGAGTAGGGACCGATAGAACGGGCGTGAATCTTGTCATCTACCAGGTGACACAATTTCAACATATACAGTGGTCCAACTGTCACTTCATGGTCAAACGATTCACCGGTACGGCCGTCCCGGAGACGTACTTTTCCGTTTGAGGGCAACTCGGCACTTCCGAGCATGTCGAGCACGTCGCTATAATTGGCGCCGTCAAATACGGGAGTAGCAATTTTCACACCGAGCTTCTCAGCTGCCCAACCCATATGGGCTTCGAGAATCTGTCCGATGTTCATACGTGACGGCACACCGAGCGGGTTAAGAATAATTTCAACCGGAGAACCGTCGGGCATAAAGGGAAGATCTTCCAGAGGAACTATCTTGGAAATTACCCCCTTGTTACCGTGGCGGCCCGCCATTTTATCACCCACCGAAAGCTTCCGCTTCTTGGCCACATAGACCTTTACAAGCTGAAGAACACCCGGTTTGAGCTCGTCTCCCCGCACGACCTTGTCGATTTCCTTATCAAGCTTGTCTTCAAGCTTTGCGATAAGATCGTTTGCAGTAAACAGAACCTGCACAGCCTTCTTATCACGATCGGGATCGTTACACATACCTTCATCGACATTCAAACTCGACAAATCGAGCTTCTGAATCATGGTCTTCCGCCATTTCTTTCCTTCAGGAACGACGACTTCGCCGGTATGTATGTTCTTGATTTCTTTCGTAGTGGTATCGGTCAAAAGCTGCGTCATTTTGGAAACACAGGCTTCCTGAATCTCCATAATCTGTTTACTGATCGTGCTTTTGATTTCATCGATGCGCTTTTTATCTTTTTTCTTTGACCGTTTGTCACGTTCTTTTCGAGAGTAAATATGCGTATCAATGACAATACCTTTGAGTCCGGGAGGTGCCTTGAGTGACGAATCGCGAACATCACCGGCCTTCTCGCCGAATATTGCGCGCAACAGCCGTTCTTCAGGCGAAAGCTCTGTTTCACCCTTTGGAGTCACTTTACCAACAAGGATATCCCCGGCTTCAACCTCGGTACCGACTCTGACAACACCGTTTTCATCGAGATTTTTCAGCGCATCTTCACTGACATTGGGAATTTCCCTGGTAAGTTCTTCGGGTCCCCGTTTGGTATCCCGGACCTCGGTTTCAAAGACTTCGATATGTACCGAGGTATAAATATCTTCGGCAACAAGTTTTTCGGAGACGATGATAGCATCTTCAAAATTATAGCCACGCCAGGGCATGAAGGCAACAATGACATTCCGTCCGAGCGCAAGCTCACCTTCCGCCGTAGCATGACCGTCGGCAAGAACATCTCCCGGTTTGACCTTCTGTCCGGCCTGAACACAGATATTCTGATTGATACAGGTATCCTGGTTCGAACGCTGGAATTTGGTCAGCTCGTAAGTCCGGTATTCGGTCAGCTCTAAAATGCTGTCATCGGCATTTTCCTTGGTCTTTTTGACAACGATCTTTGCAGCATCGACTTTTTCAATGACACCGGTGCAATCACAGATAATCATGCATCCGGAATCCTGCGCCGCACGGGCTTCCATACCGGTACCCACCAGCGGTGATTCGGTCGAGATCAATGGAACCGCCTGTCGCTGCATATTGGAGCCCATCAAAGCACGGTTGGCATCGTCGTGCTCGAGGAAGGGAATCAATCCGGCAGCAACCGAAACGAGCTGCATGGGAGAGATATCCATATAAGTAATGTCTTTCGGCGAAACAAGCGGAAAATCACCGCGATACCGGGCAAAGACCAGGGATTCTCTTATATTACCGTTGCCGTCAACCGGTGTATTCGCCTGAGCGATTATGTACTTGTCTTCCTGATCGGCAGTCAGGTATTCGACATTACCGGTAATCCGGCCGTCTTCCACCTTCTGATAGGGTGTTTCGATAAACCCGAATTCATTTACCCGTGCAAAAGTACTCAGTGATGCGATCAGTCCGATGTTGGGACCTTCAGGGGTCTCAATCGGACAGAGTCGGCCATAGTGAGTATGGTGAACGTCACGGACTTCAAAGCCGGCCCGTTCCCGTGTCAATCCGCCCGGTCCCAGAGCACTGACCCGTCGTTTATGGGTAAGCTCGGCAAGGGGGTTTGTCTGATCGAGGAACTGAGAAAGCTGACTCGAACCGAAAAAGGCCTGCACAACAGTAGAGACAGTCCGGGCATTGATCAGATCCTGGGGTGTAACATTTTCCACATCCCGCAAGCTGAGCCGTTCTTTGATAGTCCGAACCATTCTGGTCAGACCGACAGTAAACTGGGCGGTGAGGAGTTCGCCGACAGAACGTACACGGCGATTACCGAGATGATCGATATCATCGATAAACCCGACTCCTGCACTCAAGCCGATCATATATTTGAACGCCGCAACAAAGTCTTCACGGGTTAGAATATTCGCTTCTGTTTCAGCCTCGACTCCCAGACGGGTGTTAACACGGTACCGTCCCACAGAACCCAGATCGTACCGTTTTTCATCGAAAAACATCCGGGTAATCAGGTTACGGGCCGTTTCAACATTGGGTGGATCGCCCGGCCGCATTGTGGCATAAATATAGAATAAGGCTTCTTCTTCGGATTTCGTGGGATCCCCAAGCACCGTATTCCGGGCAATCATATTCTCGGGATTGGCGACATCCTTGAGTATATCGATAGAACCGATATTGTTCTCGATCAGGGCATTCCATTTTTCTTCGGTTACGACTTCATTGGCATCGATAACAATTTCGCCCGATTCTTCGTTGAAGGCTACTTTTGATACTACGGAACCAAGGACTTTTTCTTTATTCGAATCATTCACCTTCACCGATTCGGAGTCGTGGAACAGCGCAAGGATTTCTTCATCGGTAGAAAAACCAAGGGCACGCAGAAGAATCGATGCCGGCATCTTTTTCCGCCGGTCGATATTAACTATCAAGACATCGTCGACATCAAGAATAAGTTCAACCCAGGAACCTCGCTGGGGAATAATCCGTGCGGTCAACAGTTTTTTGCCGTTAGGATGAAGGACTTCATCGAAAGTAATACCCGGCGAACGGTGCAACTGACTGACAATAACACGTTCGGCGCCGTTGATGACAAATGTTCCCCGTTCAGTCATGAGGGGGATTTCGCCAATGTAGACCTCATTGGATATTTTTTCAATAAACTTTTTCGTCTCACCGTCCTGTTCGTAAACAAGCAACGATGCATCCATTTTCAACGGAGCGGCATAGGTCATGCCTCGTTCTTTACATTCACTGAGAGTGTACTTCGGCACCCCCAGACGATATCCGTCAAATTCAAGCGAATAATACCCTTTTACATCATGAACCGGAAAGAGATTGCGAAAAGCTTCCTGCAACCCCTGGTTCTTTCGAAGGCGAGATGGCACATCCGGCTGGAGAAATTCACTATATGACTTAGTCTGAATTTCTAAAAGGTTCGGCAGGTCCATTATGGCCTGTATTTGAGAATACGATTTACGTTTTACCATTTGGCAGTTCCTCTATAATTACAAAATGATTGAGGATTTATGGTTAATTGAACAGCATTCACCTGCGGGTATAAAATAGGGAACAGCTTTCAGCACTCTTTGCTGCTGAAACACTATTTTTGTACCCCAAGGTTGAATTAAGGACCACCGCAAATCTATTTGATCTCTACGCCAGCGCCTACTTCTTCTAATTGTTTCTTGATTTTGTCGGCCTCATCCTGAGCAATAGCTTCCTTGACCGGCTTTGGAGCGCCTTCAACAAGGTCCTTTGCCTCTTTGAGTCCGAGACCGGTGATTGCACGAACGACTTTGATCACCTGAATTTTCTTTGCTCCAATATCTTTGAGCACAACATCAAATTCAGTTTTTTCTTCGGCTGCAGCTTCACCTCCGGCTGCCGGTGCAGCAGGACCTGCAGCAACTGCCATCGGCGCAGCAGCTTTGACATCGAATTTGTCTTCGATTGCAGAGATAAGATCGGAAAGCTCGAGCACGGTCTTGTTACCTATGGCGTCGATGATCTCTTCATTTGTTAAGGTAGCCACAATTAACCTCCTGTAAAATTTAAAAAGTAATTAAATTATTCTTATTTAGTTTTCAAATCCTGATTATTTTGCCTCTTCTTCTTTTTTCTTTCGTACAGCATCCAGTGTACCGGCAAACTTCACCAGAATTCCATTCAGCGCGCCGGCCAGATTGGTCGTTGGCGCCTTCAAACACGACAGCAGTTGGGAAAGAAGAACTTCTCTGCTTGGAATATCCGCCAACCGTGCAACATCGGCAGTTTCGAAAAGGTTTTGATTGATACTGGCAACCTTGACCTCAAGCAGGCCCTTATTTGCTTTTTTGAATTCTTTTATAATTTTTGCAGGCGCAGTCGGATCATCTGCGGCAAAGGCCACACCGATCGGTCCTTTCAGATAGGGAATAAGATTTTCTTTTCCCAACTGCTCCAGAGCGATCCGGGCCAGGGAATTTTTCACTATCCCGTATTGAACACCCTTTTCTCTGAAATCCGATCTCAGTTGAGTAATTTTTTCGACATTAATCCCGGTATAATTGGTGAGATAAATGCCGGAGGCCTGCTCGAACCGATTTTTCAGGTTTTCAATCGCTTTTGTTCTCTCTGCTCGTGTAGACATCGTCTTTCCTTTTGATAAAAGCTCAGCCCCGGGATAAAAACCGGAGCATGCATTTTGATCGAAAATAGTGTGATTTCAATTAACGTAAATCATTTACATCAATGCGAACGCCTTGCCCCATGGTACTGCTGAGGACAACTTTTTTGATATACTGTCCCTTTGCAGCCTGAGGTTTCGCTTTCAGAACCGCATCATACAGGGCTTTTATATTTTCAGCAAGCTGTGGTGTATCAAAGGCCAGTTTTCCCACCGGTGCGTGAAGAATACCGCCTTTATCCACTCTGAACTTGGCTTTACCTTTTTTCAGTTCAGAAACTGTCTTTCCGATATCCATGGTGACTGTTCCGATTTTGGGATTGGGCATAAGCCCCCGCGTACCGAGGATTTTCCCCAGTTTCCCGACAACTTTCATCATGTCGGGAGTAGCGACAACAGCGTCGAACTCGAGCCATCCACCGGTAATTTTCTCGGCCATATCTTCTGCCCCAACATAATCGGCTCCGGCATCCTGTGCTTCCTGTGCTTTCTCACCCTGAACAAAGGCGAGCACTCTGACGGTTTTTCCCAGGCCGTTCGGCAGGAGAGCCGATCCCCTGACCACCTGGTCGCTTTTTCTCGGATCGACACCAAGCATCACTGTGACATCGACTGTTTCATTGAATTTGATGTGGGAATTCGCTTTCAGGAACTCGATGGCTTCGGCAAGAGAATACTCTTTCGCTTTATCCAGCTTTGACCGTGCGCTCTCCCACTTTTTACTTCTGTTCATCTGCTTTGAACTCCTCTAATCCGTTGTGGTAATTGCGAACACACAATTATCAGGCGACTTTCACTCCCATACTTCGGGCAGTGCCTTCTATCATGCGCATCGCCGCATCAATGTCGGCGGCGTTTAGATCTTTCATTTTCAGTTCGGCAATACTTCGGATCTTGTCCCTGGTGATATTTCCTACAAATTCTTTATTGGGAACTCCCGATCCTTTTTTAATACCGATTTCTTTGAGAATCAGTACCGATGCCGGGGGCGTTTTGGTAATAAAAGTAAACGACCGGTCGGCATAAACAGTAATGACTACCGGGGTAATCATTCCCTGGGCATCTTTTGTTTTTGCATTAAACGACTTGCAAAACTCCATGATGTTGACCCCGTGCTGTCCCAGGGCAGGACCAACAGGAGGCGCAGGATTTGCCTTCCCGCCCGGAATCTGCAATTTGATTTGTGCGATAACTTTCTTTGCCAATGCAGTGTACTCCTTTAATAATCAGACTACTCAACTGAGTGAACTTACATGCGCAAAATCGACCTCAACCGGCGTCGACCTCCCAAAGACACTCACCATCACTTTTATCTTTCCCTTTTCGGGGTGGATTTCATCAACAACACCGTCAAAATCCTTAAAAGGCCCTTCCTTGATCTTGATCGTGTCACCAATCTGAAAGGGAATTTCGGAAATTTCCTGCTGTGTTCCTTTTTCGGTCTGCCCCAGAATACGCCTGATTTCTTCTTCACGAAGCGGCTGGGGTCTCTTTTGCCCTACAAACCCGGTAACTCCACTAATATTGTGGATCAGGTGCATCGTCTCCTTATCAAGCTCCATCTCGACAAGAAGATAGCTGGGGAAAAACTTTTTTGTTGTTTTGAGCTTTTTCCCACCCTTTACCTGAACAACATCCTGGGTCGGCATTAAAACATTGGTTATCTTGCCACCAGCTTCTTTTGTTTCAATCAGGTCCTGAATTATCTGCAGAACTTTTGATTCCTG
This window contains:
- the rpoC gene encoding DNA-directed RNA polymerase subunit beta', whose protein sequence is MNEVTIRLASPDTIRNWSYGEVKKPETINYRSFKPERDGLFCEKIFGPVRNWECNCGKYKRIRYRGVVCDRCGVEVTHSKVRRERMGHIELAVPIVHIWFLRGTPSHVSYLLGLPNTVLERVVYYESYIVIDPGDTDLRKGTLLSEDDYIELEEQGKQFVAKMGGEAVLEMLATLDVEELSIDLRSKINIESSEQRKQDHLKRLRVAEAFLKSGNRPEDMVMRGLPVLPPDLRPLVPLEGGRFATSDLNDLYRRVINRNNRLKKLIEIMAPDVILRNEMRMLQEAVDTLFDNGRRSFSVKGEGKRPLKSLSDLLKGKQGRFRQNLLGKRVDYSGRSVIVVGPELKIHQCGLSKMMALELFKPFVIQKLEEKGLVQTVKSAKKFVEKERPEVWDILEEVIRDHPVLLNRAPTLHRLGIQAFFPVLVEGKAIRLHPLVCAAFNADFDGDQMAVHVPLSFESQIECRLLMLSANNLLSPASGQPIMVPSQDIVLGIYYMTKMAPGKKGENRYFSDASEVIHALESKQIGLHAKINVRHDGQKIETTAGRIIFNGVLPEGIPFSNELLNKKRIQKLAARVIMEKGNKAACKFLDDIKDLGYEYATRAGITFGAEDLVVPPEKDEIVNSSVEEVKRIRKQYDRGIITEGERYNKIIDLWTHTTNMVADVMDDALAQDKDGFNPVYIMKDSGARGSKDQIKQLAGMRGLMQKPQKKITGSVGEIIENPIISNFKDGLTVLEYFISTHGARKGLADTALKTADAGYLTRRLVDVVQDIVVTADDCNTIKGIEIEALQEGDELMESLSTRIIGRVAQEDIYDPITEELICPANTEIDEDTAVRIEKSGIDRLKIRSILTCDARYGVCKRCYGRNLATGKAVEIGEAVGIMAAQSIGEPGTQLTLRTFHIGGTASRLIAQSQESTKIDGKVYLHNVETAEHENGTVVMNRAGELAVHDEQERERFRYNVPYGAFLKISNEQDIKKGQVLFEWDPYNNVIMANKGGKVEFSDIVEGETSHEQFDERTGISSTVVVDHREKKLHPHIRIIDSSGKRVANIAVPTGSYLQVKNNQEVNEGDILVKIPRESGKSRDITGGLPRVAELFEARRPKDSAVITEIDGIVEFGDTERGSRRLVVKNDAGDARDYLIPLGKHLRVHEGDRVNAGDRLSEGAIDPHDILRIMGENSVQKYLLDEIQAVYRLQGVQINDKHIEVIVTQMLKKVRVENPGETGFLAGDDVDRKRLFEENEMIINEGGTPATFKPLLLGITKASLTTESFLSAASFQETTKVLSRAAVAGKTDHLRGLKENLIMGNLIPAGTGLRDYRRLQVKDLESDIIPVEEHDENEDFLDLGGVIE
- the rpoB gene encoding DNA-directed RNA polymerase subunit beta, whose product is MVKRKSYSQIQAIMDLPNLLEIQTKSYSEFLQPDVPSRLRKNQGLQEAFRNLFPVHDVKGYYSLEFDGYRLGVPKYTLSECKERGMTYAAPLKMDASLLVYEQDGETKKFIEKISNEVYIGEIPLMTERGTFVINGAERVIVSQLHRSPGITFDEVLHPNGKKLLTARIIPQRGSWVELILDVDDVLIVNIDRRKKMPASILLRALGFSTDEEILALFHDSESVKVNDSNKEKVLGSVVSKVAFNEESGEIVIDANEVVTEEKWNALIENNIGSIDILKDVANPENMIARNTVLGDPTKSEEEALFYIYATMRPGDPPNVETARNLITRMFFDEKRYDLGSVGRYRVNTRLGVEAETEANILTREDFVAAFKYMIGLSAGVGFIDDIDHLGNRRVRSVGELLTAQFTVGLTRMVRTIKERLSLRDVENVTPQDLINARTVSTVVQAFFGSSQLSQFLDQTNPLAELTHKRRVSALGPGGLTRERAGFEVRDVHHTHYGRLCPIETPEGPNIGLIASLSTFARVNEFGFIETPYQKVEDGRITGNVEYLTADQEDKYIIAQANTPVDGNGNIRESLVFARYRGDFPLVSPKDITYMDISPMQLVSVAAGLIPFLEHDDANRALMGSNMQRQAVPLISTESPLVGTGMEARAAQDSGCMIICDCTGVIEKVDAAKIVVKKTKENADDSILELTEYRTYELTKFQRSNQDTCINQNICVQAGQKVKPGDVLADGHATAEGELALGRNVIVAFMPWRGYNFEDAIIVSEKLVAEDIYTSVHIEVFETEVRDTKRGPEELTREIPNVSEDALKNLDENGVVRVGTEVEAGDILVGKVTPKGETELSPEERLLRAIFGEKAGDVRDSSLKAPPGLKGIVIDTHIYSRKERDKRSKKKDKKRIDEIKSTISKQIMEIQEACVSKMTQLLTDTTTKEIKNIHTGEVVVPEGKKWRKTMIQKLDLSSLNVDEGMCNDPDRDKKAVQVLFTANDLIAKLEDKLDKEIDKVVRGDELKPGVLQLVKVYVAKKRKLSVGDKMAGRHGNKGVISKIVPLEDLPFMPDGSPVEIILNPLGVPSRMNIGQILEAHMGWAAEKLGVKIATPVFDGANYSDVLDMLGSAELPSNGKVRLRDGRTGESFDHEVTVGPLYMLKLCHLVDDKIHARSIGPYSLVTQQPLGGKSQFGGQRFGEMEVWALEAYGAAYTLQQVLTVKSDDLSGRSKIYESIVKGENAPMPGVPESFKVLIREIKALAIDIQFDTNEEM
- the rplL gene encoding 50S ribosomal protein L7/L12, with translation MATLTNEEIIDAIGNKTVLELSDLISAIEDKFDVKAAAPMAVAAGPAAPAAGGEAAAEEKTEFDVVLKDIGAKKIQVIKVVRAITGLGLKEAKDLVEGAPKPVKEAIAQDEADKIKKQLEEVGAGVEIK
- the rplJ gene encoding 50S ribosomal protein L10, producing MSTRAERTKAIENLKNRFEQASGIYLTNYTGINVEKITQLRSDFREKGVQYGIVKNSLARIALEQLGKENLIPYLKGPIGVAFAADDPTAPAKIIKEFKKANKGLLEVKVASINQNLFETADVARLADIPSREVLLSQLLSCLKAPTTNLAGALNGILVKFAGTLDAVRKKKEEEAK
- a CDS encoding 50S ribosomal protein L1, producing the protein MNRSKKWESARSKLDKAKEYSLAEAIEFLKANSHIKFNETVDVTVMLGVDPRKSDQVVRGSALLPNGLGKTVRVLAFVQGEKAQEAQDAGADYVGAEDMAEKITGGWLEFDAVVATPDMMKVVGKLGKILGTRGLMPNPKIGTVTMDIGKTVSELKKGKAKFRVDKGGILHAPVGKLAFDTPQLAENIKALYDAVLKAKPQAAKGQYIKKVVLSSTMGQGVRIDVNDLR
- the rplK gene encoding 50S ribosomal protein L11; this translates as MAKKVIAQIKLQIPGGKANPAPPVGPALGQHGVNIMEFCKSFNAKTKDAQGMITPVVITVYADRSFTFITKTPPASVLILKEIGIKKGSGVPNKEFVGNITRDKIRSIAELKMKDLNAADIDAAMRMIEGTARSMGVKVA
- the nusG gene encoding transcription termination/antitermination factor NusG, with product MATRWYAVHTYSGQESKVLQIIQDLIETKEAGGKITNVLMPTQDVVQVKGGKKLKTTKKFFPSYLLVEMELDKETMHLIHNISGVTGFVGQKRPQPLREEEIRRILGQTEKGTQQEISEIPFQIGDTIKIKEGPFKDFDGVVDEIHPEKGKIKVMVSVFGRSTPVEVDFAHVSSLS